In Cetobacterium ceti, the genomic stretch CTAATTGACAAGAAAATAAGAAAATAATATTATTATATCTATAATATGTGCTTATTCAGGTGATGAAAAATGAAAACAATAGTCAAGCATCAAAATAAATTGGCTTATGCTAAATTTGATCATTTCCATTTAAGAGAACTTAAATTATTTTTTAAATTACTATCTCTTTTAGAAGAAAATAAAAACATATATACTTACACAGCTAAAGATATAAAAAATTTTATTGGGATGAAAGATCAAACCTATGAAAAATTTGAAATTCTAATAAGAAGTTTACAAAAAAAAAACATAGAGATTTTTACAAATTCCCAAGATTCAGATGTATATAGTATTTTTTCAATTTTAAAGTTTAAAAGAGGGGAAAAAATAATTGAAGTTAAATATGGAGAGGATTTTTTACCTTTGATTTTAGACGTTGATAAAAACTATTGCAGATATAATTTAAAGTATATTGAAAATATGAAAAGTAAATATTCTATTTTATTTTATATTAGAAGTAAAGCTGAATATTTTAAGGGGAAGTTTACTCTTACTAAAGAGGATTTTTTAAAATTTTTAGGAAAAAATTATTCCTCAAATAATATTGATAAAAAAATTATTTTCCCAATGATAGAAGAAATCAATAGTTTAACCGATTTAAATTTAAAGGTATCAAAAACTTATGAAGGACAAAAAAGAGGTCGTACAAAGGTAAGTGGTTATACCTTTCAAATTTCAAAGAAGAAAATAACTCTTTCAGAAGCTATTAAAAAAAGTGTAAAATTGGCAAAAAAGAATATATTCATAAGTAAGTCTAAGGTTTTAAATGATGAAACAGTGGAAAGACTTTTAGAGGAATTCTCTGAGAAAAAACTTGTGGATGGACTTCTTTATGCCTATAAGGAAATCAATAAGGATTTCTCCACATTAAAATATTTAAAAACTGTTATTTCAAGAGCTATGGAACCTATTGAGGTAAAAAAAGAGGAAAAGGAAAATATAAATAAAGATATTAATACCCCTGAGGAAAAACAACAAACTAATTATCCTCAATACAGTGAAAAAGAGATTCTAATTTATACATTGAAACATGAAAATCTAAGTTTAGATTTTTTTGAAACTATGAAAAGAAAAAATAAAGTGATGTATTATAATACCTTAAAAGTTCAATTGAAGAAAATGCAAAAATCTCAATCTGAATAGGCCAATTCTGTCATGACAGAAGTAGGAATTGGGAGGTTTTAATTTGAGCACTAGAATTATCAGTATAATAAATTTTAAAGGAGGAGTCGGAAAGACAACTACAGTTCATTCTTTAGGGGCTGGGCTAACTTTAAAAAATAAAAAAGTATTACTTATAGACCTTGATCCCCAATCTAGTTTGACTTTTCTGACATTTGCAAATACTCCGGATAAATCCATCAAAAATATTATGGTAGACAATGAAAATATAAATAATGTCATTGTAGAAACTCCATATTATGATATTATCCCTTCTAATTTGCATCTTTATCTTTTTGATAAGTTTCTAGCTTCTAAGTTTGCAGCAGAAAAAACTTTAGCTAGAGCTTTGAAAAAATTAAATAAAAAATATGATTATATTTTAATTGATTGTCCACCGAGATTAAATACTTTTACAACTAATGCCTTAGTTTGCTCAACTGATATTTTAATCCCTTGTGAAACAGAGATTTTAGCCCTAGATGGTGTAGGATTATTAATTCAGACTTTAGAGCAACTTTTAGGAGAATTAAATATCAATATTAAAGAAATTTTAGTTCTGCCTACTAAAGTAGACAATCGTAAAAAATTAAGTAAAGAAATTTTAGAATATTTAAATAAACATTTTAAAACTACAAAAACTAATATTAAAATATGCTCTAAACTAAATCTTTTGGGTTTGGAAAAAGTTTCCATTTTTGATTTAGACCCCAATTGTAGTGGAAGTAAAGCATATGAAAAATTAGCAGATGAGGTTATTAAATGGGATTATTAGATAAATATAAAAAGACCAGAGTAATTTTTAACACTTCTGATCATATAAATATAGAAAAATTTGATTACACTGGGTTTTCTGTGGAGGAAAAAGTTCTTCTAATAGAACTTGAGGAAAAAGCTAAATTTACAGGAAAACTTTTAAGACATAATTTACAAGAGTTAGCAATAGTATTCAAGGAGGCTCAGGAGATTTTTGTTAACAATAAAAATTGTAATTTTGGAAATTGGTATAAAAATTTAGGTTTTAAAAAGGATTTTGTATATCTTTGTTTAGAGCGATATAATTTAGCTCTTAAATTTGGAGATAATAGTATTTATAATTTTCCAGATAGAGCCATAAGAGATTTGAAAAAATTAAATGAAATGGATGAAGGGGAGTTTATAATTGAAATTCTTGATGATGATGAGCCCATTGAAAGATTAAAAGAATATAGAAATATATCTGCCCTTCAAAAGAAAACAGAGGAGGATGAAAAAAAAGAGATTTTAGAAGATTCTTTTAAGAATATAAATAAAAAATTAAAAAAATATTCCTTGTCCAAGAAAGACTTAATTTCTTTAGAAAAATATTTGGAAAAAATAAATAAAATTTTAGAAAAATATGATAAATCCAAATAAATAAAAAGCCCTATGGACTTACTTTCTTGGGAGTAATTCATAGGGCTTCTTACTTTTCACAACGTCTGTAATTACTTGTCTATAGCACTTCAAGTTATTTTACTATTTTAGAAATTTCAAAAATTTCCTTTTAACTTTTGAATAATTTTTTTTAAGGGTGGTAAATTATGAGATTAAATAATGTATATTTATGGTCTATTCTTCTTTGTATACTTGGGGGATTAATTTTATGGTTTTTTCTTAAAGCTTTGTTGTCATACAATAGTTTTTAAATAAAAGAGAAGGCCTTTAATTTCAATTTTAAAGGCCTTCTAAGTGTTTTTAGGTCATCTACTATACCTATATTCTTAAATTTGATTTTAGAGCTTCATTTTCAAAAGTTTCCAAGTGCCATTTACTGCCTATTCATCCTTTAATTTTTGAATATACTCCTCAATGGCTAGTATTATAAATTTACTCTTATCCAAATAAAGCTTATCAGCATAATGCTCTATCTCACTAATTAGGTCTTCCCCAGCTCTAAAAGAAAGATGACGATTGTACTTTAGATTCTGAATTTTTTTAAATAGAATTTCATCCATAAAACTCACTCCTTATTCTGATATTTTTTTTAACATCAGTTTTCCCCAAAGGATTTTAAGAATCTTTACTACTAATTAAAGATTTTCGCTTCTTTTATTGATTTCCTTTTAATTTTTCCCCAAAATTTTCCAAATTTTATTTAAATATTTTTTTATTTCTTTTTGGTTACTTATATCTAATTTTTCCATTTTTTCATCTAATTTTATAAATAATTCGTGAATATTTTCGAAGTCTAATTTCACATCTCTATTATTATTTTTATCATCTTCATTTTGAGATTTTAAAATAGTTTTTAATTTAGAATAATCTAAAGTTTCATCTTCTAAGAGGTTAAAATATTTACTCTCTTCCTTATACATTTTATCTATTTCCCTATAAGAACAAAGGGCAACTAATTCCTTTCCCCTTTGACTAATGACCCTTTGAAAAAGATTAAATCTTCTTCTATGTCTAAAGGCTGTTGTTTTATTAAAGCCATTAAATTCAAGCCATTTACAGTAGGTATTATCATTAACTCTATTTACAACTTCTTCAAATATTCTTCCTAACTCTAAACTAGCTTTAGCTTGAACATTTAATATTTCCTTTGTTTTCTCCAAAAGAAATTTATTTTCCTCTGAATTTTCAGAAATGGAAATCTCTCCTATATTTCCAATTAAGGTTTCTAGAGATTTCTCCTCTGAACTTTGTAAGGCATTTTTTAATCTTTCTTTTAATTTTTTCGACATCTCTCCTCCAAAATTCTCAATTTTATTTTGCGAAATATTTTAGGGTTCGCATGCGAACCCTAAAGAG encodes the following:
- a CDS encoding ParA family protein, producing MSTRIISIINFKGGVGKTTTVHSLGAGLTLKNKKVLLIDLDPQSSLTFLTFANTPDKSIKNIMVDNENINNVIVETPYYDIIPSNLHLYLFDKFLASKFAAEKTLARALKKLNKKYDYILIDCPPRLNTFTTNALVCSTDILIPCETEILALDGVGLLIQTLEQLLGELNINIKEILVLPTKVDNRKKLSKEILEYLNKHFKTTKTNIKICSKLNLLGLEKVSIFDLDPNCSGSKAYEKLADEVIKWDY
- a CDS encoding replication initiation protein — translated: MKTIVKHQNKLAYAKFDHFHLRELKLFFKLLSLLEENKNIYTYTAKDIKNFIGMKDQTYEKFEILIRSLQKKNIEIFTNSQDSDVYSIFSILKFKRGEKIIEVKYGEDFLPLILDVDKNYCRYNLKYIENMKSKYSILFYIRSKAEYFKGKFTLTKEDFLKFLGKNYSSNNIDKKIIFPMIEEINSLTDLNLKVSKTYEGQKRGRTKVSGYTFQISKKKITLSEAIKKSVKLAKKNIFISKSKVLNDETVERLLEEFSEKKLVDGLLYAYKEINKDFSTLKYLKTVISRAMEPIEVKKEEKENINKDINTPEEKQQTNYPQYSEKEILIYTLKHENLSLDFFETMKRKNKVMYYNTLKVQLKKMQKSQSE